A region of Rutidosis leptorrhynchoides isolate AG116_Rl617_1_P2 unplaced genomic scaffold, CSIRO_AGI_Rlap_v1 contig311, whole genome shotgun sequence DNA encodes the following proteins:
- the LOC139882825 gene encoding protein root UVB sensitive 6, translated as MAPMKIKRPPSSSASQTLTSASSQEARLLVRETLRISANLASAPAPAPAPPPPVAAEASRELAAAVGVGLAGEQFVGSSLRLICCEEIDGRRWQYVAEDEGSAPGRFRKGSFRAVGLQSPQSPADEFMSFVRSYVVPDGFPDSVTPSYVPYMTWRALKHFFGGAMGVFTTRTLLNSVGISKNTATSGAVAINWILKDGAGRVGKMLFARQGKKFDYDLKQLRISGDLLMELGAGLELATSAVPHLFLPLACAANVVKNVAAVTSTSTRTPIYKAFARGENIGDVTAKGECVGNLADLLGTGMSIMISKRNPSLVRTFALLSCGYIFSSYQEVKSVVLHTLNRARFSVAVDSFLKTGQVPSLREGNMKESIFTFPWLKERPIVLGPRFKDAFQDAGAYLAIAPLFEQEKYIVTYNPSKGKVFALLKEKAKPDDVLKAAYHAHVLLHFLHSSNKGWSSSETPQEPSYSSLAVAAANLEDRIAKSCEMVLASYGHFKSKAAEQGWVMSESLLNPGRARLC; from the exons ATGGCGCCCATGAAGATCAAGAGGCCGCCCTCCAGCTCCGCTTCCCAGACCCTCACCTCCGCCTCCTCCCAGGAGGCCCGGCTTCTCGTCCGCGAGACCCTCCGCATCAGCGCCAACCTCGCCTCCGCCCCCGCCCCCGCCCCCGCCCCGCCTCCGCCGGTTGCGGCGGAGGCGAGCCGGGAATTGGCGGCCGCCGTCGGGGTCGGGCTCGCGGGGGAGCAATTCGTGGGGTCCAGCTTGCGGCTGATCTGCTGCGAGGAGATCGACGGGCGGAGGTGGcagtacgtggccgaggacgaggggTCGGCCCCCGGGAGGTTCAGGAAGGGGTCGTTCCGCGCTGTCGGCCTGCAGTCCCCTCAATCCCCTGCTGAC GAGTTCATGTCATTTGTAAGATCCTATGTCGTGCCTGATGGTTTTCCTGATAGTGTCACCCCCTCATACGTGCCTTACATGACATGGAGAGCTTTAAAG CACTTCTTCGGTGGAGCAATGGGAGTTTTCACTACACGGACCCTTTTGAATTCTGTCGGAATTTCAAAAAACACGGCTACTTCTGGTGCAGTTGCTATTAACTGGATTCTCAAG GACGGTGCTGGACGTGTTGGGAAGATGCTTTTTGCAAGGCAAGGAAAGAAGTTTGATTATGATCTAAAGCAG TTGCGCATTTCGGGGGATCTTCTAATGGAATTAGGTGCTGGATTGGAGTTGGCAACTTCAGCTGTGCCTCATCTTTTTCTTCCTTTAGCATGTGCTGCCAACGTAGTCAAG AATGTTGCTGCCGTAACATCAACATCTACCCGGACACCAATTTACAAAGCTTTTGCTAGAGGAGAAAATATTGGAGATGTTACTGCCAAGGGAGAATGTGTTGGCAATCTTGCGGACTTG TTGGGAACTGGCATGAGCATTATGATCTCCAAAAGGAATCCCTCGTTGGTTAGAACATTTGCTCTTTTGTCATGCGGATATATCTTCAGCTCCTATCAGGAG GTGAAGTCTGTGGTTCTGCATACATTGAACCGTGCAAGATTCAGTGTGGCTGTGGATTCATTCCTCAAGACAG GTCAAGTCCCATCTTTGCGAGAAGGGAACATGAAAGAAAGTATATTTACCTTTCCATGGTTGAAGGAGAGACCGATTGTTCTTG GACCAAGATTCAAGGATGCCTTTCAGGATGCAGGTGCATATCTGGCCATAGCACCTTTGTTTGAG CAAGAAAAATATATTGTCACTTACAATCCATCCAAGGGTAAAGTGTTTGCATTGCTGAAGGAAAAGGCAAAGCCAGACGACGTTCTTAAAGCAGCCTACCAT GCTCATGTGCTTCTGCATTTTCTACACTCATCAAACAAAGGCTGGTCATCTTCTGAGACTCCACAAGAACCAAGTTACTCATCCCTTGCTGTAGCAGCTGCCAACCTCGAGGATCGCATTGCCAAGTCTTGTGAGATGGTGTTGGCCTCTTATGGGCATTTTAAGAGTAAAGCAGCAGAACAG GGGTGGGTGATGTCTGAATCACTTCTTAATCCCGGTCGAGCTCGGTTGTGTTGA